One genomic region from Terasakiella sp. SH-1 encodes:
- a CDS encoding ABC transporter ATP-binding protein produces MTGQNTPILEVDDISLRFGGVRALSNVSFNVKQGELFSIIGPNGAGKTSLLNCVSGRYSPQEGSIKFKGQEVTKMTPNHRAELGMGRTFQNLALFSHMTVLDNIMVGRHHLMKNNFLNGMAYWVGGAQKEELIHRREAEDIIDFLEISHIRKSVAGTLSYGLRKRVELARAVALRPDLILLDEPMAGMNLEEKEDMARYIVDLNEEWGMTVIMIEHDMGVVMDISERVMVLDFGKNIAEGLPHEIMSNDYVKRAYLGEEDDADEVSGEVA; encoded by the coding sequence ATGACAGGGCAAAATACGCCCATTTTGGAAGTTGATGACATTTCCTTGCGTTTTGGCGGTGTCCGTGCGCTGAGCAATGTCAGCTTCAATGTAAAACAAGGTGAATTGTTTTCCATCATCGGGCCGAACGGTGCGGGGAAGACATCTCTTTTGAACTGTGTATCCGGGCGTTATTCGCCGCAGGAAGGGTCCATTAAGTTCAAGGGACAAGAAGTTACGAAAATGACACCGAACCATCGTGCTGAACTGGGTATGGGGCGTACGTTCCAAAACCTGGCCCTGTTCTCGCACATGACGGTTCTGGATAACATCATGGTTGGTCGCCACCACCTGATGAAAAATAACTTTTTGAACGGTATGGCCTATTGGGTCGGTGGGGCGCAGAAAGAAGAGCTTATCCACCGTCGTGAAGCCGAAGATATTATCGACTTTCTGGAAATCTCCCATATCCGCAAGTCTGTGGCAGGTACGCTGTCTTATGGTCTGCGCAAGCGTGTTGAGCTTGCTCGTGCCGTAGCCCTGCGTCCAGACCTGATCTTGCTGGATGAGCCAATGGCCGGGATGAACCTGGAAGAAAAAGAAGATATGGCGCGTTACATCGTTGACCTCAATGAAGAATGGGGCATGACGGTGATCATGATCGAACACGATATGGGTGTGGTCATGGACATTTCTGAACGCGTGATGGTTCTGGACTTTGGTAAGAATATTGCCGAGGGCCTGCCCCATGAAATTATGAGCAACGATTACGTTAAGCGCGCTTACCTCGGTGAAGAAGATGACGCTGACGAAGTTTCAGGCGAGGTGGCTTAA